A window of Garra rufa chromosome 16, GarRuf1.0, whole genome shotgun sequence contains these coding sequences:
- the mars2 gene encoding methionine--tRNA ligase, mitochondrial, with protein MRSPCCALTRARTIILRLSSHSPHGRLSRVSSIHHRQALRCFCTESSKPYYITTPIFYVNASPHIGHVYSAVTADCLHRYKLLKGYSSRFATGTDEHGLKIQQAASSAGKDPLSFCTEVSESFKHVFQRCSISYTDYIRTTEQRHRQAVEHFWTVLHSKGFLYKGTYEGWYSTSDESFLTPAQVTDSTDSEGRQIKVSTESGHKVEWMKEDNYMFRLSAFRTELLHWLRSNPKVIQPVKFHDLVLPWLEDDIPDLSVSRQKSRLQWGIPVPGDPEQVIYVWLDALVNYLTVVGYPQNHSQWWTEVHHIVGKDILKFHAIYWPAFLMAAGLPLPQTIFVHSHWTVEGKKMSKSLGNVIKPLDAIEKFTVDGLRYFLLRQGVPDSDCDYYDDKVVKMCNSELADALGGLLNRCTASSLNPKQVYPHFSNTCFPKQGLEGRSVSDDYRMLEAVSTLPVVVEQHFDNLHVYKALEAISACVRLTNGFVQRHAPWKLDRKDPEDQRWLDSILHVSLECLRIYGILLQPVVPELADKVLSRLGVTPEERSWDSLNFLMRYEGRECGFEGRALGPDSGVLFSRLERRRTPKDQS; from the exons ATGAGGTCTCCGTGCTGTGCTCTGACTAGAGCCAGAACAATAATACTGAGATTATCCAGTCATTCTCCTCACGGAAGACTTTCACGCGTCTCCAGTATTCATCACCGTCAGGCTCTGCGATGCTTTTGCACAGAGAGCTCGAAACCATATTACATCACAACTCCCATCTTCTATGTGAACGCGTCTCCTCACATTGGTCATGTGTATTCAGCGGTCACTGCTGACTGCCTGCACAGATACAAGCTCTTAAAGGGATACAGCTCCAGATTTGCCACAG GTACAGATGAACATGGGCTCAAGATCCAGCAGGCAGCCAGCAGCGCTGGTAAAGATCCTCTGAGCTTCTGCACTGAGGTCTCAGAGAGTTTCAAGCATGTTTTCCAAAGATGTAGTATTTCATACACTGACTACATTCGCACAACAGAGCAGAGGCACAGACAGGCTGTTGAACACTTCTGGACGGTTCTCCACAGCAAAGGCTTTCTCTACAAAGGCACGTATGAAGGCTGGTACTCCACTTCAGATGAAAGTTTTCTTACTCCAGCTCAAGTCACCGACAGCACAGACTCGGAGGGACGACAGATTAAAGTATCCACTGAAAGCGGCCACAAG GTGGAGTGGATGAAGGAGGACAATTACATGTTCCGCCTATCAGCCTTTCGCACCGAATTGCTTCACTGGCTCAGATCGAACCCGAAGGTCATCCAGCCTGTCAAATTTCACGACTTGGTTCTTCCGTGGCTGGAAGACGACATCCCAGATCTGTCGGTATCCCGGCAGAAGAGCCGGCTCCAGTGGGGCATCCCTGTACCGGGCGATCCAGAACAAGTCATCTACGTTTGGCTGGACGCTCTGGTCAACTATCTGACGGTGGTCGGATATCCTCAGAATCACTCCCAATGGTGGACAGAGGTCCATCACATTGTGGGAAAGGACATCCTCAAGTTTCACGCAATATACTGGCCAGCGTTTCTAATGGCTGCGGGGTTGCCTCTACCTCAGACGATTTTTGTTCACTCTCACTGGACGGTGGAGGGAAAGAAAATGTCCAAGAGTCTCGGAAATGTGATCAAGCCGTTGGACGCCATTGAGAAGTTCACTGTGGACGGTTTGAGGTACTTTCTTCTCAGACAAGGGGTTCCTGATTCGGACTGTGACTATTACGATGATAAAGTCGTTAAGATGTGCAACAGTGAGTTAGCGGACGCCCTCGGAGGGCTGTTAAACCGCTGCACAGCGTCCTCGCTTAATCCCAAGCAAGTGTATCCTCACTTTTCCAACACTTGCTTTCCAAAACAAGGGCTTGAAGGAAGATCCGTCTCGGATGACTACAGAATGCTGGAGGCTGTATCAACGCTTCCGGTCGTGGTAGAGCAGCACTTTGACAATCTACATGTCTATAAAGCATTAGAGGCCATTAGCGCATGTGTGCGCCTCACTAACGGGTTTGTGCAAAGACACGCCCCGTGGAAACTGGACCGGAAAGATCCTGAAGACCAGCGGTGGCTTGACAGCATCCTTCACGTGTCTTTAGAGTGCCTCAGGATTTACGGGATTCTCCTGCAGCCTGTGGTGCCGGAGCTCGCGGATAAAGTCTTATCGAGGTTGGGAGTCACGCCTGAGGAGAGAAGCTGGGATTCTCTTAACTTCCTGATGAGGTATGAAGGACGAGAGTGTGGGTTTGAAGGAAGAGCGCTGGGTCCGGATTCGGGAGTGTTGTTTAGTCGTCTTGAAAGGAGAAGAACTCCCAAAGACCAATCGTAA